In Camelina sativa cultivar DH55 chromosome 16, Cs, whole genome shotgun sequence, a single window of DNA contains:
- the LOC104749416 gene encoding CMP-sialic acid transporter 3 encodes MKNGIAECSVCHSKLLPPGSKTISRAYDDHKIRVSSKQRVLNVLLVVGDCMLVGLQPVLVYMSKVDGKFNFSPISVNFLTEIAKVIFAIVMLLLQARNQKVREKPLLSISTFVQAARNNVLLAVPALLYAINNYLKFTMQLYFNPATVKMLSNLKVLVIAVLLKMIMKRRFSIIQWEALALLLIGISVNQLRSLPEGATAIGIPLATGAYVCTVIFVTVPSMASVFNEYALKSQYDTSIYLQNLFLYGYGAIFNFLGILGTVIYKGPGSFDILQGHSRATMFLILNNAAQGILSSFFFKYADTILKKYSSTVATIFTGIASAALFGHVITMNFLLGISIVFISMHQFFSPLAKVKDEQQQNGNLELSNAKDTHRANDSFINMAAGANEEASHRGESDDRTPLLPR; translated from the exons ATGAAGAACGGTATAGCTGAGTGCAGTGTATGTCATTCAAAATTGCTCCCTCCCGGTAGTAAAACCATTTCCAGGGCTTATGATGATCACAAGATTAGGGTTTCCTCAAAACAACGTGTCCTCAATGTCCTTTTGGTTGTAGGTGATTGCATGCTTGTTGGTCTACAG cCTGTCTTGGTGTACATGTCTAAGGTGGATGGGAAGTTCAACTTCAGTCCTATTAGCGTCAACTTCTTGACAGAGATCGCTAAAGTTATTTTTGCGATTGTCATGCTTTTACTCCAG GCCAGAAACCAAAAAGTTAGAGAGAAGCCTCTTCTATCCATTTCTACATTTGTCCAG GCAGCTCGAAATAATGTGCTTCTTGCCGTTCCAGCCCTATTGTATGCAATTAATAACTATCTGAAGTTCACAATGCAG CTATATTTCAATCCTGCTACTGTGAAGATGCTTAGCAACCTAAAGGTTCTGGTCATTGCTGTTCTATTAAAGATGATAATGAAGCGGCGGTTTTCTATCATACAG tgGGAGGCACTTGCTCTGTTGCTGATAGGGATTAGTGTCAATCAACTACGTTCTCTTCCTGAAGGTGCTACAGCCATTGGAATTCCTCTTGCTACGGGTGCATACGTCTGTACTGTCATCTTT GTTACTGTCCCGTCAATGGCATCTGTCTTCAATGAGTATGCTCTAAAGAGTCAGTATGACACAAGTATTTACCTTCAG AATTTATTTCTCTATGGTTATGGTGCCATATTCAACTTTCTTGGAATACTAGGAACTGTTATATATAAAG GTCCTGGCAGCTTTGACATCCTACAAGGACATTCTAGGGCTACCATGTTTTTGATACTGAACAATGCAGCACAAGGGATTTTATCCtcctttttcttcaaatatGCAG ATACAATCTTGAAGAAATATTCATCGACAGTTGCCACAATATTTACGGGCATAGCATCTGCAGCGCTCTTTGGACATGTTATAACCATGAACTTTCTTCTTGGAATTTCAATCGTTTTCATTTCAATGCACCAG TTCTTTTCACCACTGGCTAAAGTGAAAGACGAGCAACAACAGAACGGGAACCTAGAACTAAGCAATGCAAAGGATACTCACAG GGCTAATGACTCATTCATCAACATGGCCGCAGGGGCAAATGAAGAg GCTAGTCACCGCGGTGAATCAGACGACAGAACCCCGCTTCTTCCCAGATGA
- the LOC104749415 gene encoding PTI1-like tyrosine-protein kinase 3 isoform X1 has protein sequence MYPMDSDYNRRGLVANDRSPAHFVRLDKPRAVDDLYIGKREKMRRWLCCACHVEEPYHSPENEHLRIPKHNHDYGNHNRKTPAAVKPDALKEPPSIDVPALSLDELKEKTDNFGSKALIGEGSYGRAYYATLKDGKAVAVKKLDNSAEPESNVEFLTQVSRVSKLKHDNFVELFGYCVEGNFRILAYEFATMGSLHDILHGRKGVQGAQPGPTLDWIQRVRIAVDAARGLEYLHEKVQPAVIHRDIRSSNVLLFEDFKAKIADFNLSNQSPDMAARLHSTRVLGTFGYHAPEYAMTGQLTQKSDVYSFGVVLLELLTGRKPVDHTMPRGQQSLVTWATPRLSEDKVKQCVDPKLKGEYPPKAVAKLAAVAALCVQYESEFRPNMSIVVKALQPLLRSSTTAAAPVQET, from the exons ATGTATCCTATGGATTCTGATTATAATCGTCGTGGTCTGGTG GCGAACGATCGCTCACCAGCCCACTTTGTTAGGCTGGATAAACCAAGAGCCGTAGACGATCTCTATATAGGCAAGAGAGAAAAGATGCGTAGGTGGTTGTGCTGTGCTTGCCACGTTGAAGAACCTTACCATTCTCCTGAAAATGAACACCTCAGAATCCCTAAGCACAATCATGATTATG GGAATCACAACAGAAAAACACCGGCTGCTGTGAAGCCTGATGCTTTGAAGGAGCCTCCATCTATTGATGTGCCTGCATTGTCATTGGATGAGCTGAAAGAAAAGACTGATAACTTTGGATCAAAGGCATTGATTGGTGAAGGATCATACGGAAGAGCCTACTATGCAACCTTGAAAGATGGCAAGGCTGTGGCggtgaagaagcttgataaTTCAGCAGAACCTGAATCAAACGTTGAGTTCTTGACTCAGGTCTCCAGGGTTTCGAAGCTGAAGCACGATAACTTTGTTGAGCTCTTCGGCTATTGTGTTGAAGGGAACTTCCGCATTCTTGCGTATGAGTTTGCCACAATGGGATCTTTACACGACATCTTACATGGGAGAAAAGGAGTCCAAGGAGCACAACCAGGTCCAACACTTGATTGGATACAACGGGTCAGAATCGCAGTTGATGCAGCTAGAGGACTTGAGTATTTACATGAGAAAGTTCAACCTGCTGTAATACACAGAGATATTCGATCTAGCAATGTGCTTCTCTTTGAAGACTTTAAAGCCAAGATCGCTGATTTTAATCTATCGAATCAATCTCCTGATATGGCTGCTCGTCTTCATTCTACCAGAGTTTTGGGAACCTTCGGTTACCATGCACCAGA GTATGCGATGACTGGTCAACTGACACAGAAGAgtgatgtttatagttttggtGTAGTGCTTTTGGAGCTCTTGACCGGTAGAAAACCCGTTGATCATACAATGCCTCGTGGTCAACAAAGTCTTGTCACTTGG GCTACTCCGAGGCTCAGCGAAGACAAAGTGAAGCAATGTGTTGATCCAAAACTGAAAGGAGAGTATCCTCCTAAAGCTGTTGCAAAG CTCGCGGCAGTAGCAGCGTTGTGTGTGCAATATGAATCAGAGTTTAGGCCGAACATGAGCATTGTGGTAAAAGCTCTTCAGCCATTGTTGAGGTCATCAACGACAGCAGCTGCTCCAGTCCAGGAAACTTGA
- the LOC104749415 gene encoding PTI1-like tyrosine-protein kinase 3 isoform X2, whose product MRRWLCCACHVEEPYHSPENEHLRIPKHNHDYGNHNRKTPAAVKPDALKEPPSIDVPALSLDELKEKTDNFGSKALIGEGSYGRAYYATLKDGKAVAVKKLDNSAEPESNVEFLTQVSRVSKLKHDNFVELFGYCVEGNFRILAYEFATMGSLHDILHGRKGVQGAQPGPTLDWIQRVRIAVDAARGLEYLHEKVQPAVIHRDIRSSNVLLFEDFKAKIADFNLSNQSPDMAARLHSTRVLGTFGYHAPEYAMTGQLTQKSDVYSFGVVLLELLTGRKPVDHTMPRGQQSLVTWATPRLSEDKVKQCVDPKLKGEYPPKAVAKLAAVAALCVQYESEFRPNMSIVVKALQPLLRSSTTAAAPVQET is encoded by the exons ATGCGTAGGTGGTTGTGCTGTGCTTGCCACGTTGAAGAACCTTACCATTCTCCTGAAAATGAACACCTCAGAATCCCTAAGCACAATCATGATTATG GGAATCACAACAGAAAAACACCGGCTGCTGTGAAGCCTGATGCTTTGAAGGAGCCTCCATCTATTGATGTGCCTGCATTGTCATTGGATGAGCTGAAAGAAAAGACTGATAACTTTGGATCAAAGGCATTGATTGGTGAAGGATCATACGGAAGAGCCTACTATGCAACCTTGAAAGATGGCAAGGCTGTGGCggtgaagaagcttgataaTTCAGCAGAACCTGAATCAAACGTTGAGTTCTTGACTCAGGTCTCCAGGGTTTCGAAGCTGAAGCACGATAACTTTGTTGAGCTCTTCGGCTATTGTGTTGAAGGGAACTTCCGCATTCTTGCGTATGAGTTTGCCACAATGGGATCTTTACACGACATCTTACATGGGAGAAAAGGAGTCCAAGGAGCACAACCAGGTCCAACACTTGATTGGATACAACGGGTCAGAATCGCAGTTGATGCAGCTAGAGGACTTGAGTATTTACATGAGAAAGTTCAACCTGCTGTAATACACAGAGATATTCGATCTAGCAATGTGCTTCTCTTTGAAGACTTTAAAGCCAAGATCGCTGATTTTAATCTATCGAATCAATCTCCTGATATGGCTGCTCGTCTTCATTCTACCAGAGTTTTGGGAACCTTCGGTTACCATGCACCAGA GTATGCGATGACTGGTCAACTGACACAGAAGAgtgatgtttatagttttggtGTAGTGCTTTTGGAGCTCTTGACCGGTAGAAAACCCGTTGATCATACAATGCCTCGTGGTCAACAAAGTCTTGTCACTTGG GCTACTCCGAGGCTCAGCGAAGACAAAGTGAAGCAATGTGTTGATCCAAAACTGAAAGGAGAGTATCCTCCTAAAGCTGTTGCAAAG CTCGCGGCAGTAGCAGCGTTGTGTGTGCAATATGAATCAGAGTTTAGGCCGAACATGAGCATTGTGGTAAAAGCTCTTCAGCCATTGTTGAGGTCATCAACGACAGCAGCTGCTCCAGTCCAGGAAACTTGA